CGttgttcctgtttttcattctcTGCTCTCACTCTGTAGGTTTCTTCACAGCACCAGTCAAAGGTGTCTACAATCTCCAGTTCACTGTGTTTGGTTACCATGCTGGTAATACAGCTGTACAAGTGTTCAAGAACAACCAGAGGATTATGTATAATTGGGAGAGGAAGGACAACGATTATGTTCCTGAGTATTTCACTAAGTCTCTGGTGTTGGAGCTGACAGCAGGAGATGAAATTCACCTGGTTCTCCCATCAGGACATTCTATCTTTGACAACAGTAATAATTACAGCACCTTCAGCGGCTCCCTTCTCTTCACACTGTGAGGATGTTGTTcaggctgctgtgtgactgATTTGTCACAAACTCTGTTGTTATTGGCTGAACAGTGAATCTTTATAAAATGCTGATATATCTCAGCACTGCTGCCTCCAGGACAACTTTCTGTACCTTCACTGCATGATTCAAATAATGTGATTCTCAATCTGACTTCACTTTTGTGTcgtcacatgaaaacaacatttaaataaatcaaagttgcattcaagtgtttctgtctgttctcaCTGACTGTTGGCTGTAAAGCCTGAGAGAAGTTTCACTGATTCACTACATGAGTCTCATTTCAGCCGTTCTTTGTTCAAAATGATTTCGACGAtccttcattttcatatttgattgtttgatttaaaaatagaaatgtatttcaaacatataaaaaacatctgacccctgacctttgacccctgaccACAGTCCAGCAGTCTGAAGGATCTTTGTATCGTCATAACTGAGTTGAAGTATCCAGGGAACCACCAGAGGGCTCCAGAGAACTGATATTAACTTTCTCTGGGCTTTAAATAATGtaccagacaaaaacaaaatcattactgggatgtaaaaaaacaatcacaatgtTCAAACAGAGGACAGTATCTATATTAATTTATAAGCCTAATACATCAGAGATAATGAGATACAAGTGagacagagtgaagaaaaagTTGAACTCACTCAGTGAGTTTAATCAGATAACCCTCAGTCACACTAGAAGGCCTCAGCATCaggatcagtgtgtgtctgtgagtgtttgtctgtgtgtgtgtattaataaacacagtgttgacACAGTTGTGACTACATGAGAGGGTGTCACAGTTAAAGTGTTCCTCCAGCCTGTAGCAGCTTGTATTTTCTCACCAGCACAGAGAACATATTGAATAATCGGAGGCCTTGAATCAAGAAacacttgttgtttttcccGCTCGTTCAGTCAGCTGAAGTTTGGAGACGATATAAGACAGACCCACTCTACCACTGTACCTTTGTGGAGACCATGAGGGTTGTTGCtggtttgctgttgttgctgctcggTCTGTGTGGATCAGGGGCTCAGGGGGAGGCTGGAGGCCTCGGTGAGGTGGCTGAGATCAACCAGAACACAGATCCAAAACATCCAGCTGAGGAATCGACCCAGCAGAGCACAAAGCAAACCGACCCTGACGTCTGGACGGAGCTGAGGGCACTGAGAGACATGGTGGTGGAGCTCAATGTtcaggtggagctgctgcagagagagaattCAGGTACAGACTGATCACTTTTCCTGTTAGTGATGATCATGTTCCACTgaagtgtgtcagtgtattAAAAACTTATTGTGAGCTCCAACAATAAACCTTCGAAAATAATCATGGATAGGATGAAAGCgtcattaaatgaaaaatataacaGCTCAttgtttagtgtttttgtaTTATAAGAACTGaatttacacattcacaaacaaaactcaaacttcttctgttcttcagtCCAAGCCACAGTACTGGTATCTTTGGAAAGCAGACTGACGTCCTCCGAGAGCAAAACAAGGGACCTAGAAAAAGAGAACGCAGGTATCACACTGACAACCTTCACCTCAAATTAACAGTTTATGTTGCCTAAAGATCACCTGAACTACACAGGTGTTGGATGAGGAAAGATTTTTGTGAATAACTTGTGTAACaatcacatttgttgttttggacaGCATGGAAAATTACATATTGTGTCAGTATATGGTCTGATCATGAACAAAACAATAGTTTTAGCACTGGTTCATATGGACAGACTAGATATGGGTCAGGatactgtaaataatgtgttgtgcatgttgacagtttgatattttgatgtttGTGATTCACTGTCATTACATTAACTCCAGACCTGCAGACcagactgagcagcagtgagagtgaactTCTCATCAGCAAGTCCAGGATCGaccagctggagagagaaaatgcaggTGAGGAAGTGAAACAATGAATTTATTGTGAGATCCAGAATAAATCTGTAACAATCCACGTGGTGTGGATGAGATAATTATGCTACATTTAATCAATGATACAACATAGCTTCTGTATTTTAAACTTGGTTAGAAATGTATTCAAccattcacaaaaataaatcaaactcatGTTTTTCAGTCCAAGCCACAGAACTGACATCTTTGGGATCTAGACTGACGGCAACCGAGAGCAAAACAAGTGACCTAGAAAAAGAGAATGCAGGTCTGTGACTGACAAACATGAAGGTTTTATACCTGTCATGGTTTGTTATTGTCTATGATATTATTGCAAACTTTGTTAAGAATTACATGTGTTTCATTGAATGCAATTTATTTTCAGTCTCTTTCAGTCACATGATGATTTAACCTTATGATGGACATTTACAATAGTTTTGCACATCTTTCTGAGAACTGGTTCAACAGAAGTGATGAGAGTTAAAGTTACTGTGAACAATATGTTGGTCTGTTCTGTGATTCACTGTCATTACATTAACTCCAGACCTGCAGATcagactgagcagcagtgagtcCAGGATCGaccagctggagagagaaaatgcaggTGAGGGTTGTatctactcacacacacacacacacacacacacacacacgcatgcacacacgcacacacgcacgcacgcacgcacgcacgcacgcacgcacgcacacacacacacacacacacacactacttaTTCACATACGTTGATTTTGTGTCGTCAGAGAAACCAAAGGTGGCCTTCTACACAGCTCTGACTGATGCAGGAACTCTTGGACCATACAACACAGACATCACACTGAAATACAGCAAGGTCTTCACCAACATTGGCAAAGCTTACAATCCATCTACAGGTAACATACTGCAGCTCACATGTGGACATTTTACATACATCAGttgttcctgtttttcattctcTGCTCTCACTCTGTAGGTTTCTTCACAGCACCAGTCAAAGGTGTCTACTGGTTCCAGTTCACTGTGATGGGTTACCATGCTGGTACTATATCTGTACAAGTGTACAAGAACAACCAAAGGATTATGTATAATTGGGAGAGGAACAATGAGGTCCTTCCTGAGTATTTCACTAAGTCTCTGGTGTTGGAGCTGACAGCAGGAGATGAAATTTACCTGGTTCTCCCATCAGGACATTCTATCTTTGACAACAGTAATAATTACAGCACCTTCAGCGGCTCCCTTCTCTTCACACTGTGAGGATGTTGTTcaggctgctgtgtgactgATTTGTCACAAACTCTGTTGTTATTGGCTGAACAGTGAATCTTTATAAAATGCTGATATTTCTCAGCACTGCTGCCTCCAGGACAACTTTCTGTACCTTCACTGCATGATTCAAACAGTGTGATTCTCAATCTGACTTCACTTTTGTGTCgtcacatgaaaacaattttATATAAATCAAAGTTGCaatcaagtgtttgttttctgtttgttatcaTTGACTGTTGGCTGTGAAGTCTGAGATGAGTTTTATAGATTCACTACATGAGTCTCATTATTTCCTTCTGCATGTCAGGCCTCCTTATTAAAGAATAAATTAGATGACCCTCCATTTTTacttcaacacaacatgaagttTCTACAAACTCTGTGTGATTTACTGCAGCTGACTCTCTCTGTATATGAGAGTAATACCGCCCTCTGGTGGTGAAAGACTTGTACTGCATCACAGAGTTTGAACAGACCTGAGAGGGTGTGTGGCCTGAAGGCTTCCAGTGAGCTGTTGGTACATATCAACATACAATGTGAAAATACTGTATTTGGTTGAAGATCtgcatcaaaataaacacagtggaAGTTAGTTCTAGTGACTGAGTGATGCAAGTGCACAATGTGTTCAACACTGATGAGAGTTTATgtcaaaacaaccacaaatacAAGAATTCTAAATAATAATGTATCTAAAGTagacaaaaacataataaaactaCCTAAAGTAAAGTATGATtagcaatgaaaacaaaaccttcaCAATGTGAGTCACTCACAGTtgaatgtatgaatatgtgaccccctgacctttgacccctgaccACAGTCCAGCAGTCTGAAGGATCTTTGTATCGTCCAAACTGAGTTGAAGTATCCAGGGAACCACCAGAGGGCTCCAGAGAACAGATATTAACTTTCTCTGGGCTTTAAATAATGtaccagacaaaaacaaaatcattactGGCATGTAAAAGACAATCACAATGTTCAAACAGAGGACAGTATCTATATTAATTTATAAGCCTAATACATCAGAGATAATGAGATACAAGTGagacagagtgaagaaaaagTTGAACTCACTCAGTGAGTTTAATCAGATAACCCTCAGTCACACTAGAAGGCCTCAGCATCaggatcagtgtgtgtctgtgagtgtttgtctgtgtgtgtgtattaataaacacagtgttgacACAGTTGTGACTACATGAGAGGGTGTCACAGTTAAAGTGTTCCTCCAGCCTGTAGCAGCTTGTATTTTCTCACCAGCACAGAGAACATATTGAATAATCGGAGGCCTtgaatcaaactgtcaaacaagaaacacttgttgtttttcccGCTCGTTCAGTCAGCTGAAGTTTGGAGACGATATAAGACAGACCCACTCTACCACTGCACCTTTGTGGAGACCATGAGGGTTGTTGCTGgtctgctgttgttgctgctcggTCTGTGTGGATCAGGGGCTCAGGGGGAGGCTGGAGGCCTCGGTGAGGTGGCTGAGATCAACCAGAACACAGATCCAAAACATCCAGCTGAGGAATCGACCCAGCAGAGCACAAAGCAAACCGACCCTGACGTCTGGACGGAGCTGAGGGCACTGAGAGACATGGTGGTGGAGCAAAAGGTTCacatggagctgctgcagagagagaattCAGGTACAGACTGATCACTTTTCCTGTTAGTGATGATCATGTTCCACTgaagtgtgtcagtgtattGATGTACTTACTGTGAGCTCAAGAAAAAGATTTAAACATCAATATGATTTGTATGATTTTAACTTCATTTAATGACAAATACAACATATATATGTTTAGATTTTGTTGTACTATGAAGAGTgtcaatataatatatattaaacCAACTGATCATCATTATTGATGCATTTATATGTGCGTCACTCTTCTGTTGCAGCTGATAAAGGTGGAgttatttttaattactttataGACTGTTTGAATAATCACTTCTACCTGTATGATGAGGTGAGCAGATAAGACGAGAGTCGAGTCACTTTACATGATTGTTGTACATGCAGTTATATTTTgatgtctgttctgttctgtgatTCACTGTCATTACATTAACTCCAGACCTGCAGACcagactgagcagcagtgagtcCAGGATCGAccagctggaaacagaaaacgCAGGTGAGGgttgacaacaacaacatttccagGACCGGTCCAGACCTCACTCAGGTCCTCAGCAAAGTTCTGTTCAGCCCTCCTACCTGACCTGTGAGCCGTGTTACCAGTTTTTCATTGCCGCACCGTCACACCTGACACCCCAGTCCTCCGAAGACAATCCTCCTTCCTTGAAACCAGTTTGTTTCATCAGTATCAGCATCActaaaaatgttctgtgattCACTGTCATTACATTAACTCCAGACCTGCAGAtcagactgagcagcagcaagtCCAGGATCGaccagctggagagagaaaatgcaggTGAGGGTtgtatctacacacacacacacacacacacacacacacacacacacacacacacacacacacacacacacacacacacacactacttaTTCACATACGTTGATTTTGTGTCGTCAGAGAAACCAAAGGTGGCCTTCTACGCAGCTCTGACTGATGCAGGAACTCTTGGACCATACAACACAGACATCACACTGAAATACAGCAAGGTCTTCACCAACACTGGCAAAGCTTACAATCCATCTACAGGTAACATACTGCAGCTCACATGTGGACATTTTACATACATCAGttgttcctgtttttcattttctgctctcACTCTGTAGGTTTCTTCACAGCACCAGTCAAAGGTGTCTACAATCTCCAGTTCACTGTGTTTGGTTACCATGCTGGTTATACTGGTGTACAAGTTTACAAGAACAACCAGAGGATTATGTATAATTCGGAGAAGAGCAGCGAGAATTATGTTCCTGAGTATTTCACTAAGTCTCTGGTGTTGGAGCTGACAGCAGGAGATGAAATTCACCTGGTTCTCCCATCAGGCTGGTCTATCTATGACAACAGTGATAATTTCAGCACCTTCAGCGGCTCCCTTCTCTTCACACTGTGAGGATGTTGTTcaggctgctgtgtgactgATTTGTCACAAACTCTGTTGTTATTGGCTGAACTGTGAATCTTTATAAAATGCTGATATTTCTCAGCACTGCTGCCTCCAGGACAACTTTCTGTACCTTCACTGCATGATTCAAACAGTGTGATTCTCAATCTGACTTCACTTTTGTGTcgtcacatgaaaacaacatttaaataaatcaaagttgcattcaagtgtttctgtctgttctcaCTGACTGTTGGCTGTAAAGCCTGAGAGAAGTTTCACTGATTCACTACATGAGTCTCAATCCAGCCGTTCTTTGTTCAAAATGATTTCGATGATccttcattttcacatttgattgtTTAATATAAGatagaaatgtatttcaaatagaaaaaaaacatctgacccctgacctttgacccctgaccACAGTCCAGCAGTCTGAAGGATCTTTGTATCGTCCAAACTGAGTTGAAGTATTCAGGGAACCACCAGAGGGCTCCAGAGAACAGATATTAACTTTCTCTGGGCTTTAAATAATGtaccagacaaaaacaaaatcattactgggatgtaaaaaaacaatcacaatgtTCAAACAGAGGACAGTATCTATATTAATTTATAAGCCTAATACATCAGAGATAATGAGATACAAGTGagacagagtgaagaaaaagTTGAACTCACTCAGTGAGTTTAATCAGATAACCCTCAGTCACACTAGAAGGCCTCAGCATCaggatcagtgtgtgtctgtgagtgtttgtctgtgtgtgtgtattaataaacacagtgttgacACAGTTGTGACTACATGAGAGGGTGTCACAGTTAAAGTGTTCCTCCAGCCTGTAGCAGCTTGTATTTTCTCACCAGCACAGAGAACATATTGAATAATCGGAGGCCTtgaatcaaactgtcaaacaagaaacacttgttgtttttcccaTTCGCTCAGTCAGCTGAAGTTTGGAGATGATATAAGACAGACCCACTCTAACTTAAATCTACTGCATATGCACTGGACAGCTTGAGCAAAGCTGATAGTGAGAAGAGATGTTACTTTCATACAGTGTAGACAAAATCAACACGTCAGTAAAGAAAGGTTTTTGTGAATGAACCCCTCAGTGTTGGCAGTGTTAGTGAAATGGGTCGATCTGTCCCTAGACGACTGTGGCTTTGCTTCTCCACTTTCAGAAAAATAGCTGATATATGGCAGACTGGGTGCTCCATAGtcataaaaaaaggaaactttcCCTGTTACAGAATCACTTTGAGGGGCTTTTTGCTGCATAAACTGTCTCAATGGCAATGATGGAGCTGCTCGGAGGAGATTACgattacacacaaaaaaggatTTTCTAAGAACTAAAGAACAGTGAGGGAGATAAGTGGATGAGGGAGAGGGATTCCCTCTCAGGGATTCATCTCAGCGTGATGTCCAGCAGCCACAGGAATATCAGATCTGGGAGGACGAGGCTCATTCAGAGAGTTCATTTGGCCTTAAGATGGGCTCTCTACCTCTTTATCTATGGAAACCCTGAGACAGTTCCTCCCATCTGTTTCAGCTGCGATCTGTCCCATGGCATTTTACACACAGATTAAAATAATAGGAGGAAAAAATGGGGCCGGGGTACATCTGGAGACTGCGAATCGCATCCTAGGCAGCGCTGACTGGACGGGAAGGGCAACAAAGACATAAAGGAGTGAAATCACGTCCTACACACAGAGAACGAGAGAATAGGCCTTTGAAGGGGTTTTGCTGTGAAGGCATTTAAAGGAGTGAAATAATTGGATGCTGGAGGCCTCGTCTCAGCAAAAGCAAGAATGCCATTGTTCCCGTGAGTGTGAGGCATGTGGAGGAGGTAAAGTCGGGTGACAGGGGTTGCAATCCAGTAAAGCCTCAACCGAGGGGTTTTAATGTCTTCTTTCACGCGACGCCATACAGTCAATATAAACAGGATCTTCCTGCATAATCATATCTTGAGAGGGCGCCAAGTTATACACAGGTACCAGGGGAACCACGCACTGTATTGCTTCTTGAGAGATATCGATCCTTTCATGGCCACTCGGCTCCGCTGCAGATGAGAGCGAGCTGCTTCCCGGCTTGGTATCACCTTGGTGAACTTGGCAAGGAATGAATGAACGCCTGAGAAAGAAGCGGAGGCAGAACAGTTGAATGTAATCTCTTCTGTTGTTCCTGCTCTGACCGCAGCCGGGCTGTGGTTAAAGGAACAACTGGACGAGGGCTGGGCTGACTTACCTTCATTCATCCTTATTTAAGTTCATGGAAATATGGAGCTGAGTTCACGTTATATGACCGACATTTCATTCAAACGTGTCACAGTTTATCTACTGTGATTCAGTAGagctgatgacattttcatgtagaaaaaggtgcagaataaaagtgtCTCTTATCCTCAAAAAATATCATGATTGAGAGttaataactttaaaaatgtttgttgggTGTTAGTTTATCTCTTCTACCAAGGTTTGTGGTATCTGCGTTTCATCAAATGAACGAAAACAAAGAACGGTTGAGCTCTACAGTGTTTCCGCCCTGGGTGGTGAACTGCCCTGATGTTAGCTGGCTAGCGTTAGCAACACCTTTGAATATATTAGGAGGGGTGTCCCAGTGTCGGTTTGTCATCCTTATATCAAACGGTCACCTGAGAGGATGAAGGGAACTCATGAGAAGCCGTCAAGGCCAAAATACTTCACTTGcacttgtgtttgattttggcCTTGACGGTTTCTCATAAACAGCTGCATTTCTTACACAAACTATCTTCTAGGCGTTatacactttatttattttttgttttgttgtgttttttgctggtAATGCTGACACAAACTATCAGCTTATCAAACTTGCCAGCCATGAGACCACAAAAACAGGCAGGACTGACAGAAAAACTGACATGGAAGATTTTTACAGTTTCCTTCAAAACTTTTCATAAGAACATGGATTCTTCTCTCCGGGGCGTCTGAGAGTTGTTTAaatctttcttctcctctccatttctctctccatctcccatcTCACCGAGGAGGGCGAGGCGCAACTGCGAACCAGAAACAGGTTATGATATCtcgaaagaggaaaaaaaaaatgtaaaacttccGGAAAAATCTGGAAGAACTGTGACCCGAAGTGAAATGGGAGTCTCCCGGGGAAAATTGGGAGCATTGGCAAATCcaaactgtatgtgtgtgtgtgtgtgtgtgtgtgtgtgtgtgtgtgtgtgtgtgttcctggtAAGGTCAGTGCTTCACATCAGTCATCTTGGCCAATGGGAATTTTCTAATCTGTCATGATCTGTCAACAGCTGACTGCACAGAGCGAATGACGGATGCTGCCTGACAGTTTTATATCTACAGGGCTTGTTTCAGTGCAATTTATGTGTGTGGGACTCTGTATTATATCCATACGCTTCTGTCTTTGTCGAAACctatatgtgaatatttttgttgttgtactgtAATCGCTGTGTAGCCTCAGCGGGGACTAACCAGGCAGCAATATGAGAACTTCGTCTTTTATTGTTTATCCTTTCCATTTGACTCGAGGCAGCGAGGACAACATGGGGGGAATGAGACGCTTTTATTTTGGATCGAACGGGACGAGAtagaggctttttgtttttgctcaacTCGCAGAGAGAGCGGCGTCTTTAGCTGATAAACTTTGCCAATGAGATGCAAATCCGTGCAGCACTGTGGAGGGCGACAAGCCAACAGAGCTgggcttcacacacaaacacacacattaaagccAAACGTCCTCCCTCAAACGCTTCAGACATGCATGTGTCTGCCGCGACGCTCGAGAGTCTAGTTGTCTTTCTTCTTGATCAGTCACTTAGTGAATCGCACAGCGTCGCTGTCAGCCGCAGCACACTCAGCCGTCTGGGCCATCCCGGGCCCAAACCGAATCAAGCCGATCATCCTCACCAAATCCAATCATTCTGCAATACAGGTATTCCATGTGGGGCTTGATTCAATAACAGCAGAATTGTATTCCAAAACATCATATATCCATTTTAGCTTCAAGATATATCACAACCAAAAGTTTTTCAGTCGACTCAGTGAGATGGCAGAAATGGAATTTAGTTTGTTGATGTTATTTTCACAGTCGACAGTAAATGTTGGACTTTTTATTGAGAATTTTGAGTGAAAGTTATTAGCCTTGTTTCCATCGAAGTAAGTTTCTAAGTAATGTATTCGGAAAGGttgaagaaaaatgacattactTGAAAAACCTGCAGATTTAGTGAACATTTATCTCacctgagaagaagaagaagaaggaaaaaaagaagaagaagatggatggattgaCAAGTAAATTACATAAAACATATGTGAAGAACGTGGATCCATGAAGATCGCACAGTCTCCAACCTGCCGTGCTACACAAGATGacgagcaaagaaaaaaaaaaaaacaccaccagaATGTAAAAAGGTTTAAATTTAACAGAAGTACAGATATAAGGagaaagtaaaagagaagaGAGTAATGATCCGTGGGGGCCGAGGCTGTGATGATCCAGACGGTTAGCTACTGAGACATCGGCAAGACAGTTTTCATAACCCTCGATTTGAAGTGTGCATCTGAAAAATCTCCATTTGGACACTTTGGGAAAATCGATGTGAATGCATAAACAGAGTGATGAGGCAAAGCTGTAGAGCCAAACTGAGCTCACTAGATAGTTACTGCAGCCAAAGACAGTTGCAGTAAGagtacagtgagcagcaggtaGCGGTTATGCTCCCCCTAATttcaaattctggccatgtTTTACAAATTAGACCTTTAACTCAAACACATGTCATGATTTATTTgctatttctgtttcttctccacttttccaccattttttttaaagcagaaagtGAAACTGCAGCTAAAAACCGAGTGGATGCTGTTTTCACACACCTGCTGCCCGACTTTCATTTGTGCTCCCAACATATTTGCATAGCTATCAGGCTGACATTGGGTCGCCTGATCCCCGCATTAGCCTCCTATTCCTCTGGGGGAGCACCTTCCTGATACATCGTAATCTGCCATCAAAGCTGTCCTCACGCAACGGTGACAAATAAGTCATCCCACTTAAGCCTGGGATGAGAAGAGTCCCGGCCACATGGTCTCCGTCACCGTTCAGCGATCGGAGTCGGAGGGCACGTTTTGCTTTCCTCCGCAGATCTGTTGAAGGTGACGGCTGTGTCAAATTAGATATTGATCcgatgtgcatgtgtgatctTATCTGTGGGTACTTCCTCTTTCAAAAAAAGCTTCAAGCGTCTGTGAACGACGGCCATTCTCTGATATCAAATACCTCAGCATGCTGCTGATCAGCCAGCGGCTTGTTGGATATTTGATCTTCTGTCCCTTATCTGAACGCGTTTTGTTATGCATTCAACAAATATTAGTGGGttgattttcattcatgtgtACGGACCCTGAACGTGAAGGTTGACTCCACCTTTTTATCTGTTATGCAGCTCACCAACATAAGGTGACACGGTTGATTAAAGACGGATCGATAGGACAGGATACTGTCAAACCAGGAGATAATGAGGCTACACTGTCTGAGCCACACTGCGTTTCTGTCCACGGATGAGGATCTTTTAGAGcttgtttcactttaagttgGATATTAAAGTTCAGTTAACCGACCCGTGCTCCGATCCCTCTTCAATAAAAGATTTTTCCTTTCAATCACGCTGGCAAATTTCCCTGAAGatgtaaatgtctttttacACCCTCTAAAGATTTTTTATTCTTCATCGTCTCTTTACAAagtctgtgtttcctcttttacaGTCTAGTACACTCTCCTTACAATTTCAgcaataaatacatgtaaagaCTTTTActgctttctcttttctcaaGTGCAATGATCTGTAAGATTTTATGACCATTCAGACATGATTATCAAGCTTCCTTACATCTTTACTGAGCTTTTCCACGCTGCATTATGCTTTGAATCAAACGCCAGAAAAGAGATTTTCATGGTCTGTCACAGAATTGatggtttttgtattttatccTCTTCGATTGACTAGACCTCTGTTAGTTATTGTGTTGAGTTGTGCACTTATATTCTCCAAGATCGTTCCAACAATATCAAAACCAGGAGaaaatcgttttttttttccaagtaaaGGTGTGTTTCACTCGTCGCTGGGAGACGTGATTAGAATTTAATGACCTCGTCTGTGAAGATTTCACATcatgtcaga
This sequence is a window from Acanthopagrus latus isolate v.2019 chromosome 13, fAcaLat1.1, whole genome shotgun sequence. Protein-coding genes within it:
- the LOC119031335 gene encoding uncharacterized protein LOC119031335 isoform X1, whose amino-acid sequence is MRVVAGLLLLLLGLCGSGAQGEAGGLGEVAEINQNTDPKHPAEESTQQSTKQTDPDVWTELRALRDMVVELNVQVELLQRENSVQATVLVSLESRLTSSESKTRDLEKENADLQTRLSSSESELLISKSRIDQLERENAVQATELTSLGSRLTATESKTSDLEKENADLQIRLSSSESRIDQLERENAEKPKVAFYTALTDAGTLGPYNTDITLKYSKVFTNIGKAYNPSTGFFTAPVKGVYNLQFTVFGYHAGYTGVQVYKNNQRIMYNSEKSSENYVPEYFTKSLVLELTAGDEIHLVLPSGWSIYDNSDNFSTFSGSLLFTL
- the LOC119031335 gene encoding uncharacterized protein LOC119031335 isoform X3; this encodes MRVVAGLLLLLLGLCGSGAQGEAGGLGEVAEINQNTDPKHPAEESTQQSTKQTDPDVWTELRALRDMVVELNVQVELLQRENSVQATVLVSLESRLTSSESKTRDLEKENADLQTRLSSSESELLISKSRIDQLERENAEKPKVAFYAALTDAGTLGPYNTDITLKYSKVFTNTGKAYNPSTGFFTAPVKGVYNLQFTVFGYHAGYTGVQVYKNNQRIMYNSEKSSENYVPEYFTKSLVLELTAGDEIHLVLPSGWSIYDNSDNFSTFSGSLLFTL
- the LOC119031335 gene encoding uncharacterized protein LOC119031335 isoform X2, which translates into the protein MRVVAGLLLLLLGLCGSGAQGEAGGLGEVAEINQNTDPKHPAEESTQQSTKQTDPDVWTELRALRDMVVELNVQVELLQRENSVQATVLVSLESRLTSSESKTRDLEKENADLQTRLSSSESELLISKSRIDQLERENAEKPKVAFYTALTDAGTLGPYNTDITLKYSKVFTNIGKAYNPSTGFFTAPVKGVYNLQFTVFGYHAGYTGVQVYKNNQRIMYNSEKSSENYVPEYFTKSLVLELTAGDEIHLVLPSGWSIYDNSDNFSTFSGSLLFTL